From Treponema sp. OMZ 787:
TCTATTGCGGAAGTATATGCTCTTGCGATAATTGGCGGCTGGTTATACACCCATAATATCCACTCATAAAATTCAAGATCTACATCTTCACATACTTTCTCAAAAAACATGTTGTCGAAAAACATAAGACATCATCCTCCATAAAACTTTGAACTAATTATGAAGATGATAGCACACAATCGAAAAATAGTATCCGTGCGAGTCAAAAAATATTCAAATTTTTATCAAAATTTTTAAAATTTGCCTACTCTTCCTCTTCGGCTTCAGACTCTTCTTCGGGGGGAGGAGTTTTTTCTTTTTCAGGCTTGGGAGTTTTCTTTTTTGTGACAAAGTGCCTAGGCTTTTTCTTATAGCTCATTACATAAAAAATAAAGCTTAAAAGCAGGCCGCAAACGATAGTAACACCAATTACTATGGGAGAAAGGACAACATTTTTTACCACATAAAAAAAACCGATTGAATTCATACTCTTTTATCGGAAAAACCTACAAAAAATTTTAGCGGCTTCTACGGTTGCTGCCTATCCAAATATTTCCTTTCGTCTAATTATACTATGTTTTTAGGAGATTGTTAAGTGTATAGGCAGTGACGACAACTTCTCATCTACGCAATATCCAAAATATCCGTATTGAGTAGGAAATCTTTCATATCCATAATGACAAAACCATCTTCATTTCTCCACGGTTTCTTGCGGCCGCTTATAATGATAATCTTCTTAAAAGAATCGGGAATGTTATGCAGTGAATAAAACTCTTGATTTTGTTTAGCTTCCGAATTGATGTCAAATGCAACTTGAATATAATATCGCCGGTTCCCCTGATTTGCCGCAAAGTCAACCTCCAGCTGCTTGCGGATACGCTTGCCCTCTTTGTCATATAGACCGTTCCGGCATCCGCATTATAGCTGCGAATCAATAACTCATTATAGACAATATTCTCCATGATATGAGTAGGCTGCTGCTGTCTGAAATTAAAACGAGCGTTTCGAAGTCCTAAATCCGTAAAGTAATATTTCATATTTGCTCCAATATACTTCCGTCCCTTAATATCATACCGGCTCGCCTTGGAAATCAAAAAGGCATCCGCCAAATGTTCAATATGGTTGGAAATCGTCTTATTGGTATAAATCATTTGATGCTCACTTGCAAAGGTATTGGCAATTTTCGTAGGATTGGTTGAAGCACCGATTACAGAGGCAAGCAAGTCAACCAAAACTCCAAGCTCATCCGCACTTTGAATCTTGTTTCTTTCAATCACATCTTTTAGATATACATTTGTAGAAATATTTTTTAGGTGATTCTCTTTATCCCTTTCACTCTTTATTTTTGTTCATTTGCACACTTTTTATTAACGATATTCTATCACAAATTACTGCCGATTTCAATATTCATTCCATTTTTATGTGTATATATACATTTCTTCGGAATCAAAAAAGGAAGTATCGG
This genomic window contains:
- a CDS encoding DUF4143 domain-containing protein, with the translated sequence MIERNKIQSADELGVLVDLLASVIGASTNPTKIANTFASEHQMIYTNKTISNHIEHLADAFLISKASRYDIKGRKYIGANMKYYFTDLGLRNARFNFRQQQPTHIMENIVYNELLIRSYNADAGTVYMTKRASVSASSWRLTLRQIRGTGDIIFKLHLTSIRKLNKIKSFIHCITFPILLRRLSL